The proteins below come from a single Chryseobacterium nepalense genomic window:
- a CDS encoding MBL fold metallo-hydrolase yields MKLYPIQCGKFKLDGGAMFGVVPKSLWEKTNPADERNLIELGTRSLLVEDGKKLILIDCGLGNKQDEKFFSHYSLWGDDTLDKNLKKYGFVREDITDVFLTHLHFDHCGGAIEWNDDKTGYRPAFKNAQFWTNENHWKWATEPNAREKASFLKENIIPIQESGQLNFLPLPTTGNYGFAPDLKMDVIFVDGHTEKQMLPVIQYQEKTIVFAADLIPTAGHINQVYVMGYDTRPLLTLEEKGKFLKQCVDNEYLLFFEHDAHNELASLKMTEKGVRLDETFSFNDVFGY; encoded by the coding sequence ATGAAACTATATCCAATACAGTGCGGAAAATTTAAACTGGATGGCGGCGCCATGTTCGGAGTCGTCCCGAAGAGTCTGTGGGAAAAAACCAATCCTGCAGACGAAAGAAACCTGATTGAGCTGGGAACCCGTTCCCTTCTTGTTGAAGACGGCAAAAAGCTGATTTTAATAGATTGCGGACTGGGAAACAAGCAGGATGAAAAATTCTTCAGTCATTATTCTCTTTGGGGAGATGATACTTTAGATAAAAATTTAAAGAAATATGGTTTTGTAAGAGAAGACATTACGGATGTATTCCTTACGCATCTTCACTTCGATCATTGCGGTGGTGCTATTGAATGGAATGATGACAAAACAGGATACCGCCCGGCTTTCAAAAACGCACAGTTCTGGACCAATGAAAACCACTGGAAATGGGCAACGGAGCCTAATGCAAGAGAGAAAGCGAGTTTTTTAAAGGAAAATATCATTCCGATTCAGGAAAGCGGGCAGCTTAATTTTTTACCTCTTCCTACCACCGGAAATTACGGTTTCGCACCGGATCTTAAAATGGATGTTATTTTTGTTGATGGCCACACTGAAAAACAGATGCTTCCCGTGATTCAATATCAGGAAAAAACCATTGTTTTTGCAGCAGATCTTATCCCGACCGCAGGGCACATCAACCAGGTATATGTAATGGGATATGATACCAGACCTCTTCTTACTCTTGAAGAAAAGGGAAAATTCTTAAAACAGTGCGTGGATAATGAGTACTTGTTGTTTTTTGAGCACGATGCCCACAACGAACTTGCCAGTCTTAAGATGACGGAAAAGGGTGTAAGACTTGATGAGACATTTAGTTTTAATGATGTTTTCGGATATTAA
- the coaE gene encoding dephospho-CoA kinase (Dephospho-CoA kinase (CoaE) performs the final step in coenzyme A biosynthesis.), with translation MEELHSETQKAEPEPLSSPKIIGLTGGIGSGKTTVAKFIEEFGFPVYYSDDRAKDIVNENEALKAKIKELLGEESYDANGIYNRKFVAEKVFTNQNLLEQLNQIIHPAVRLDFEDWIKKQTKYLIFKETALLFELKLNKECYKSILVTAEDNIRMKRVMDRDGKTYREVQAIMEKQMPEKDKIKLADCIIYNNTNLEDLKEITEKIVFDIE, from the coding sequence ATGGAAGAACTACATTCAGAAACTCAGAAAGCTGAGCCGGAACCATTGTCATCACCCAAGATCATCGGTCTTACAGGTGGAATAGGATCCGGAAAAACCACGGTGGCAAAATTTATCGAAGAGTTTGGATTTCCCGTCTATTATTCAGATGACAGAGCCAAAGATATTGTAAACGAAAATGAAGCCCTGAAAGCAAAAATTAAAGAACTTCTCGGTGAAGAGTCATATGACGCAAATGGAATTTATAACAGGAAATTTGTCGCTGAAAAAGTTTTCACCAACCAGAATCTACTGGAGCAGTTAAACCAGATTATTCATCCTGCAGTACGTCTTGATTTCGAAGATTGGATTAAGAAGCAGACAAAATATCTGATTTTTAAAGAAACCGCTTTATTATTTGAACTGAAACTTAATAAAGAATGTTATAAATCTATTTTGGTAACGGCAGAAGATAATATCAGAATGAAGAGGGTAATGGACAGGGATGGTAAAACGTACAGAGAGGTACAGGCCATCATGGAAAAGCAAATGCCTGAAAAAGATAAGATAAAACTGGCAGATTGCATTATCTATAACAATACCAATCTCGAAGATTTAAAAGAAATTACAGAAAAGATAGTTTTCGACATTGAATAA
- a CDS encoding GEVED domain-containing protein, which translates to MKKNFTSFFFLFLFAITSAQWSPTTFRGEKTRAGSDIKSYYTLNISLLKSQLAKAQETGKNAKPVTISLPTLEGKIEKFAVYSFPVVVKELADEYQLGSYVGVGIDDPGKYLRFSLAPDDFQSMIIKNGVYEFIEPADKGKTVYGVHPKTDKSNEGFLCSMNEDRLTKMEIDKLYKAGKTFTNQTTDFSKSSDKKYRTMRLAMSVTGEYTQYFGGTVANALVAVNATLTRVNGVFEKDFALHLNLQNFPGVIYTNPATDPYSPAAQMNNWNLQLQQTLTANVGSANYDIGHLFGASGGGGNAGCIGCVCIDPANNNATQKGSGYTSPADGIPQGDNFDIDYVAHEMGHQLGANHTFSHGLETAGVNVEPGSGSTIMGYAGITGTNTDVQAHSDPYFHAVSITQVQNNLTSKTCDVETVIANNPPVITPLPSYNIPKGTAFVLTASATDAENDPMTYCWEEVDNANVTINKNNLGTTASGATFRSFNPTTSPTRYFPKLASVLAGVLNNSNNGWESVSTVARTTNFRVTVRDNNPDPTQQQTQFANQQIIVGNDGPFKVTSTTAYNNAPTAITWDVVNTTAAPYNVANVKIDYTTDNGVTWTVATASTANDGNESLTLTGLTVGATVKIRVSSIGNVFYAIGSATVTSLASCTGAAPTGIAVSAITQTTATVTWTAAANATYVIQYRPVGGTTWSTVTSTGNSVNLTGLNDGVQYEVQVATVCNGVQGAFSASTNFTTLGLNYCNMTSNNFNDEYISNVTVTPNGAAVMSNNSGGSTYTDYTTTPSALVNLVIGSANNTVSVNKFWTGFAFSEAVGVWIDFNRNGVFEASEQVMNSPASTTTPVSATFAVPANAYNGPATTRMRVAMQFNTSPTMCTSFTFGEVEDYAVKLIQPIPCTSNAPINLTVTNLTATSAYVMWDPAAGATYVLQYRPVGSTTWTTVPLTANAYTINGLTEQTSYEVQVAYVCSGTTGTFTAPYQFTTPQVTYCTINSNNNTNGYISNVTVTPTNSYVMSNNSGADTYTNYSADPAKLITLVRNTTNNSISVSKSWLTTTTSSLAVGAWIDFNRNGIFETTERVISTTANTTTPISATFVVPATSYNGPLTLRMRVIFSTSSITDPCATVANGEIEDYAVKIIDLSPCTTAAPSPIVVSNITASTALVSWINATGATYSLRYRTGTGAWTTIAPTTNPYTIINLNGSTTYEVQVATTCGGTTGAWSSSVNFTTPAISYCNSGTATVSDGFINNITVTGTATPMMSNNSGASTYTDYSNDPAKIITLARNSTGNVLSVGRTILSSTYSTYAWIDFNGDGIFNNNPTTVAGGERIMNLGYSSTTPVTATFPVPAGAYAGTNKVKMRVIVYFLTPTDACSPLTSNGEVEDYQVKFVDIQPCTTAAPSGITVSNITATTATISWISSTGATYLVRWRTTNPVGAWTVSPAPITGNSYNITGLTEQTAYEVQVATICGGVQGPWSASTPFTTTPITYCNMTGTGTTDFISNVTVTSVNPGIPPMSNTSVQTNYISYTTPATLINLEIGSTGNQISVSKGATQNDAVSAWIDFNRNGVFETSEQIMASAASTTSPVTALFSVPANAYNGNLNTTMRVVLKRTSAPVMCQNAVNGEVEDYAVKLRPCATTTPTNVTFNTITHTSANVTWTVPAGGLTFIVRYRVAGTGTWSQVVASTLTGNPPLALTGLTPATTYEVQIAASCGTTPGTFTPVQTFTTRCDPTPPNVTVGTVTTNSAVISWSPIVASATYVLRYRVVGTGAWTTVNITAAPLNTYTLTGLSPYTTYEVQVANQCNGETTVNAWSNPKVFTTERTCELPPPGLTITNLTPTTAVVVWDSFPGATYILKYRKVGIPSWTTVTSNTNTITLTGLLELTQYELQVANVCSGTPGTYTLPYFFTTPTVVYCQMSAVSSAAGYVSKVKVTPNGKPVMENASGASNYTDYTGVSAKFIELIQGSSNNQITIDKKLSGNTEAGVAVWIDFNRNGYFDINERVMAVAPNTDATVSGTFTVPADAFVSLTDYKYVVMRVALSKDAIPVNCTNIPNGEVEDYTVRISKLPVPNPVNQTDILIYPNPVSSILYVKNISKKANYKIYNAAGQLVSSGIILNNKIDVHTLINGVYVIDIQDGNEVTAQKKFIKE; encoded by the coding sequence ATGAAGAAAAATTTTACTTCTTTCTTTTTCCTCTTTTTGTTTGCGATTACCAGTGCACAATGGAGTCCTACAACATTTAGGGGAGAAAAAACAAGAGCAGGCTCCGATATTAAGAGCTATTACACTCTGAACATTTCTTTGCTAAAGTCTCAATTGGCAAAAGCGCAGGAAACGGGTAAAAATGCAAAGCCCGTTACCATTTCCTTGCCAACTTTAGAAGGAAAAATTGAAAAGTTTGCCGTTTACAGCTTCCCTGTGGTAGTTAAGGAACTGGCAGACGAGTATCAACTGGGATCTTATGTAGGTGTCGGGATTGATGATCCCGGAAAATACCTGAGATTCAGCTTAGCACCGGATGATTTTCAGTCGATGATAATCAAAAACGGTGTCTATGAATTTATAGAGCCGGCCGATAAAGGCAAAACGGTTTATGGTGTGCACCCAAAAACTGATAAAAGCAACGAAGGCTTTCTCTGCTCTATGAACGAAGACCGTTTGACAAAAATGGAAATCGATAAGCTTTATAAAGCTGGAAAAACATTCACCAACCAAACAACCGATTTTTCGAAATCTTCTGATAAAAAATACAGAACGATGAGATTGGCAATGTCGGTAACCGGAGAGTATACCCAATATTTTGGGGGTACAGTAGCCAATGCACTGGTTGCCGTGAATGCTACTTTAACGAGAGTAAACGGTGTATTTGAAAAAGATTTTGCCTTACATCTTAATTTACAGAACTTTCCGGGAGTAATTTATACAAATCCCGCCACAGATCCGTATTCTCCTGCTGCGCAGATGAATAACTGGAATCTTCAGTTACAGCAAACACTTACAGCAAATGTAGGAAGTGCCAATTATGATATCGGTCACTTATTCGGAGCTTCAGGTGGGGGAGGAAATGCTGGATGTATAGGATGTGTATGTATCGATCCTGCTAATAATAATGCAACCCAGAAAGGCTCGGGATATACTTCTCCTGCAGATGGTATTCCACAGGGAGATAATTTTGATATTGATTATGTAGCACACGAAATGGGACACCAGCTAGGTGCAAATCATACATTTTCACACGGCCTGGAAACTGCAGGTGTAAACGTAGAACCGGGTTCCGGCTCTACTATTATGGGATATGCCGGAATCACAGGAACCAACACTGATGTTCAGGCTCATTCAGATCCTTATTTCCACGCAGTAAGTATTACCCAGGTTCAGAATAATCTTACCAGTAAAACATGCGATGTTGAAACGGTAATTGCCAATAATCCGCCTGTAATTACTCCTTTACCTTCTTATAATATTCCTAAAGGTACGGCATTCGTGTTAACAGCTTCTGCTACAGACGCAGAAAACGATCCTATGACGTATTGCTGGGAAGAGGTGGATAACGCAAACGTTACCATTAATAAAAATAATCTTGGAACAACTGCAAGTGGAGCTACGTTCAGATCATTTAATCCGACGACAAGCCCTACAAGGTATTTCCCTAAACTAGCATCAGTATTAGCTGGTGTGCTAAATAATTCCAATAATGGATGGGAGTCTGTTTCTACTGTTGCGAGAACAACAAATTTCAGAGTAACGGTTAGAGATAACAATCCTGATCCTACTCAGCAGCAGACGCAATTTGCAAATCAGCAGATTATTGTTGGGAATGACGGACCTTTCAAAGTAACTTCTACGACTGCTTATAACAATGCACCAACTGCTATTACATGGGATGTTGTTAATACTACAGCAGCACCTTATAACGTAGCAAATGTAAAAATTGATTATACAACCGACAATGGAGTTACATGGACAGTAGCAACTGCTTCTACGGCTAACGATGGTAATGAGTCTTTAACACTAACCGGCCTTACGGTTGGAGCCACCGTTAAAATCAGAGTAAGTTCTATAGGAAACGTATTCTATGCAATCGGAAGTGCTACAGTAACGAGCTTGGCCAGCTGTACAGGTGCAGCCCCGACAGGTATTGCAGTATCTGCAATTACACAAACTACCGCTACTGTAACATGGACTGCCGCGGCAAATGCCACATATGTCATTCAGTATCGTCCTGTTGGAGGTACTACATGGTCTACTGTTACTTCAACAGGAAATTCTGTAAATCTTACAGGTTTAAATGATGGAGTTCAATATGAAGTGCAGGTGGCAACAGTTTGTAATGGTGTTCAGGGCGCTTTCTCTGCATCAACAAACTTTACAACATTGGGTCTGAACTACTGTAATATGACATCAAATAACTTTAATGATGAATATATTTCTAATGTTACAGTTACGCCGAATGGTGCTGCAGTAATGAGCAATAACTCTGGAGGTTCTACTTATACAGATTATACAACTACGCCAAGTGCTCTTGTAAATCTTGTAATAGGATCAGCAAATAATACGGTATCTGTTAATAAGTTCTGGACTGGTTTTGCATTCAGTGAAGCAGTAGGTGTTTGGATTGACTTCAACAGAAACGGTGTTTTTGAAGCTTCCGAACAAGTAATGAACTCGCCGGCTAGTACAACAACTCCGGTTTCAGCTACTTTCGCAGTACCGGCAAATGCCTATAACGGACCTGCTACCACGAGAATGAGAGTGGCAATGCAGTTTAATACTTCACCTACAATGTGTACAAGTTTTACATTTGGAGAGGTTGAAGATTATGCAGTGAAATTAATACAGCCGATTCCTTGTACAAGTAACGCTCCAATAAACCTTACGGTTACCAACCTTACTGCAACTTCTGCTTACGTAATGTGGGATCCGGCAGCAGGAGCAACCTATGTATTACAATACAGACCGGTAGGTTCTACAACATGGACTACAGTTCCATTAACAGCTAATGCATATACAATAAATGGTCTAACTGAGCAGACATCTTATGAGGTTCAGGTTGCATACGTATGTTCGGGAACAACAGGGACCTTTACGGCACCTTACCAGTTTACAACGCCACAGGTAACTTATTGTACAATTAATTCAAACAATAATACCAATGGTTATATTTCTAATGTAACAGTTACTCCTACCAATTCATATGTAATGAGTAATAATTCAGGAGCAGATACCTATACAAATTATTCAGCTGACCCTGCTAAATTAATTACATTAGTTCGTAATACCACAAATAACAGTATTTCCGTTTCCAAATCATGGTTAACAACAACTACTTCTTCATTAGCTGTTGGGGCATGGATTGACTTTAATAGAAATGGAATTTTTGAAACTACGGAAAGAGTAATCAGCACTACAGCAAATACTACTACTCCGATAAGTGCTACATTTGTTGTTCCGGCAACTTCATACAATGGGCCGCTGACCTTAAGAATGAGAGTTATTTTCTCTACCAGCAGTATTACAGATCCTTGTGCAACAGTTGCCAACGGAGAGATTGAAGATTACGCGGTTAAGATTATTGATCTTTCACCTTGTACAACAGCTGCTCCATCTCCAATTGTTGTTTCGAATATTACTGCTTCTACAGCTTTAGTTTCATGGATTAATGCTACCGGAGCTACCTATTCTTTACGATACAGAACAGGAACTGGTGCCTGGACAACTATTGCGCCGACAACAAACCCTTACACGATTATCAACCTAAACGGATCTACTACTTATGAAGTACAGGTAGCAACTACTTGTGGCGGTACCACAGGCGCTTGGTCAAGTTCCGTCAACTTTACCACACCTGCTATATCATACTGTAATTCGGGTACGGCAACGGTTAGTGACGGATTTATTAATAATATTACGGTAACAGGTACAGCTACACCTATGATGTCTAACAACTCTGGGGCAAGTACTTATACCGATTATTCTAATGATCCTGCAAAAATCATCACGTTAGCCCGAAACTCTACGGGTAATGTACTTTCTGTAGGGAGAACAATATTATCAAGCACATATTCTACTTATGCATGGATAGATTTCAACGGAGACGGAATATTTAATAATAATCCAACTACGGTAGCGGGAGGAGAAAGAATTATGAACCTTGGATATTCTTCTACTACACCTGTAACGGCAACATTCCCGGTTCCGGCAGGAGCTTATGCAGGAACCAATAAAGTGAAAATGCGTGTTATTGTGTATTTCCTTACACCAACAGATGCATGTTCACCTCTTACAAGCAATGGAGAAGTTGAGGATTATCAGGTGAAATTTGTAGATATTCAGCCTTGTACTACAGCAGCTCCTTCAGGAATTACTGTGTCAAATATCACAGCTACTACAGCTACTATATCATGGATTTCTTCAACAGGAGCTACCTATCTTGTTAGATGGAGAACAACAAACCCTGTGGGGGCTTGGACTGTATCTCCTGCACCGATTACCGGAAACAGCTATAATATTACAGGTCTTACGGAACAAACAGCTTATGAAGTACAGGTTGCTACAATTTGTGGCGGAGTTCAGGGACCTTGGTCTGCTTCTACACCTTTTACTACAACGCCTATTACCTATTGTAATATGACCGGTACGGGTACAACTGATTTTATCTCTAATGTTACGGTAACTTCAGTGAATCCGGGTATTCCTCCAATGAGCAATACATCCGTTCAGACCAATTATATTAGCTATACAACTCCGGCTACTTTAATTAATCTGGAAATAGGATCTACAGGTAATCAAATCTCCGTATCAAAAGGAGCAACACAAAATGATGCCGTATCTGCCTGGATAGATTTCAACAGAAACGGAGTCTTTGAAACCTCAGAGCAGATTATGGCTTCTGCCGCGAGTACAACAAGCCCGGTAACCGCATTATTTAGTGTGCCGGCAAATGCATACAACGGAAATCTTAACACGACAATGAGAGTTGTTCTCAAGCGTACAAGTGCTCCTGTAATGTGTCAGAATGCCGTAAACGGAGAAGTGGAAGACTACGCGGTGAAATTAAGACCATGTGCAACCACCACCCCTACAAACGTAACATTCAATACGATTACTCATACGTCTGCTAATGTAACTTGGACTGTTCCTGCGGGAGGACTTACATTTATTGTAAGATACAGAGTAGCCGGTACTGGAACATGGTCACAGGTAGTGGCTTCTACATTAACCGGAAACCCGCCATTGGCTCTTACAGGATTAACTCCTGCAACAACTTACGAAGTACAGATTGCCGCAAGCTGTGGTACAACACCGGGAACATTTACACCGGTTCAGACATTCACAACGAGATGTGATCCTACACCTCCAAATGTAACTGTCGGTACTGTAACTACAAACTCTGCTGTAATAAGCTGGTCTCCGATAGTAGCGAGTGCAACTTATGTATTAAGATACAGAGTTGTAGGAACGGGTGCATGGACGACTGTAAATATTACTGCAGCACCTTTAAATACGTATACTCTTACAGGTTTAAGCCCGTATACAACATATGAAGTGCAGGTTGCTAATCAATGTAACGGAGAAACAACAGTGAACGCCTGGTCTAACCCTAAAGTATTCACAACTGAAAGAACGTGTGAACTACCACCTCCGGGATTAACAATTACCAACCTTACTCCTACAACAGCAGTCGTGGTATGGGATTCTTTCCCTGGAGCAACCTATATCTTGAAATATAGAAAAGTAGGTATTCCAAGCTGGACAACAGTCACTTCAAACACAAATACAATTACACTTACAGGATTGTTGGAATTAACGCAATACGAGTTGCAGGTGGCTAATGTATGTAGCGGAACACCGGGAACATATACTTTACCATACTTCTTTACAACTCCTACGGTAGTGTACTGTCAGATGTCAGCGGTTTCATCCGCTGCAGGATATGTTTCGAAAGTGAAAGTTACACCAAACGGGAAACCTGTAATGGAAAACGCATCAGGTGCATCCAACTATACAGACTATACAGGTGTTTCTGCCAAGTTTATAGAATTGATTCAGGGTTCTTCAAACAACCAGATTACAATTGATAAAAAACTTTCAGGAAACACTGAGGCTGGTGTAGCTGTCTGGATTGATTTCAACAGAAACGGATACTTCGATATTAACGAAAGAGTGATGGCTGTTGCTCCGAATACTGATGCTACCGTTAGCGGAACGTTCACAGTGCCGGCAGATGCTTTCGTGAGCTTAACAGACTACAAATACGTAGTAATGAGAGTGGCATTGTCAAAAGATGCTATTCCGGTGAACTGTACAAACATTCCTAACGGAGAAGTTGAAGATTATACCGTAAGGATTTCTAAACTTCCTGTTCCTAACCCAGTTAATCAGACGGATATCTTAATATATCCTAACCCGGTTAGTTCAATATTGTATGTGAAAAATATCAGCAAAAAAGCGAATTATAAGATCTACAATGCGGCAGGACAGTTGGTGTCAAGCGGAATTATTCTGAATAATAAGATTGATGTACACACTTTAATCAATGGTGTTTATGTGATCGATATTCAGGATGGAAATGAAGTTACCGCTCAGAAGAAATTCATCAAAGAATAA
- a CDS encoding M43 family zinc metalloprotease has product MNYKITFKVPFLFFVLLCCSIFAQKRKIQEQGQFVFGKTYTIDDLKRMNGVIRCASTEYEAMLQKQDPNRMTDAQFEAWIAPLIEKSKTNKSQNGGIITIPVVVHVIHSGQAYGVAQNITDEQVQSQITVMNNDFRRMAGTPGFNTNPVGADVMIQFALAKVDPNGNPTNGIDRVRICQDSWTTSEVNANVKPTTIWDPTQYMNMWSVKLGGSSSNILGYAQFPSNSGVIGMPAGGAANTDGVAANYRTFGSSDYGTNFALDAPYDKGRTMTHEVGHFLGLRHIWGDDSDPLVCATDYCNDTPPAHEDNYTCTLPIESCTPGLFEMVENYMDYTNDTCMNIFTLDQKARITAVMNNSPRRVELKNSVKDLPIPLFANDAELKAEKICTSSSSCQGTSSISVPFTLYNRGTSPLTSAVITYTVNGGASQTYNWTGNLAQDKYAAISIMAAENSTISAQITSVNGTSDARASNNTAFSFAGNYTTTPLGSTSVTFTLQPDFYGSETTWTLKNSAGTTIDFGGPYSNGVAVGNQIVSLPALVTKTWNLAPDCYTFTINDSESDGIEYYGYYNVKNSSGNIIISEGSTNFGATQSKAFKVLVLDTKDVKDVGVSDIQIYPNPVSDILNITKVSDKASYKIYSTAGQLVRQGNIIDGKINVSELIKGGYIITVEEKGKDLFTSKFIKK; this is encoded by the coding sequence ATGAATTATAAAATTACTTTTAAAGTACCATTTTTATTCTTTGTATTATTATGCTGTTCAATCTTTGCTCAAAAAAGGAAAATTCAAGAGCAAGGCCAATTTGTATTCGGCAAAACATATACGATAGATGATTTGAAGAGAATGAATGGGGTTATCAGATGTGCGTCTACAGAATACGAAGCAATGCTTCAAAAACAAGATCCAAACAGGATGACAGATGCCCAGTTTGAAGCATGGATTGCTCCTTTAATTGAAAAATCCAAGACTAATAAATCGCAGAATGGCGGAATTATTACGATTCCCGTAGTTGTGCATGTTATTCACAGTGGCCAGGCTTATGGTGTGGCTCAGAATATTACTGATGAGCAGGTTCAGTCTCAGATTACTGTAATGAACAATGATTTCAGAAGAATGGCTGGAACTCCGGGCTTTAATACAAATCCTGTAGGTGCAGATGTAATGATTCAATTTGCATTAGCAAAAGTAGATCCTAATGGAAATCCTACAAATGGTATTGATAGAGTGCGTATTTGTCAAGATTCTTGGACAACGTCTGAGGTTAATGCCAATGTAAAACCTACAACAATTTGGGATCCTACTCAGTACATGAATATGTGGAGTGTTAAGCTTGGAGGTTCAAGTTCAAATATATTGGGTTATGCGCAGTTTCCATCAAACTCTGGTGTTATAGGTATGCCTGCTGGAGGTGCTGCCAATACTGATGGTGTTGCGGCTAATTATAGAACATTCGGAAGCTCGGATTATGGAACAAATTTCGCTTTGGATGCTCCCTACGATAAAGGAAGGACAATGACTCATGAAGTAGGTCACTTTTTAGGACTTAGACATATTTGGGGAGATGATTCAGATCCTTTAGTTTGTGCTACAGATTATTGTAATGATACACCTCCTGCTCATGAGGATAACTATACTTGTACTTTGCCTATTGAAAGTTGTACTCCCGGTCTATTTGAAATGGTAGAAAATTATATGGATTATACTAATGATACATGTATGAACATTTTTACATTAGATCAAAAAGCAAGGATTACAGCTGTAATGAATAACTCTCCTCGGAGAGTTGAATTGAAAAATTCAGTAAAGGATTTGCCAATTCCATTATTTGCTAATGATGCAGAATTAAAAGCAGAAAAAATTTGTACATCATCTTCTTCTTGTCAGGGTACTAGTTCTATTTCAGTACCATTTACTCTGTACAATAGAGGTACTTCTCCGCTTACATCTGCGGTGATCACTTATACCGTAAACGGTGGCGCTTCACAAACGTATAACTGGACAGGTAATCTTGCTCAAGATAAATATGCTGCAATATCTATTATGGCTGCAGAAAACTCTACAATTTCTGCACAAATTACTTCAGTAAACGGAACTTCTGATGCGAGAGCAAGTAATAACACTGCGTTTTCATTTGCAGGGAATTATACAACAACACCTCTGGGTAGTACTTCTGTTACTTTTACACTACAACCAGATTTTTACGGTTCAGAAACGACTTGGACATTAAAAAATAGCGCGGGAACTACTATAGATTTCGGAGGGCCATATTCAAATGGGGTAGCTGTTGGAAATCAAATCGTATCATTACCTGCTTTAGTTACTAAAACATGGAATTTAGCGCCAGATTGTTATACATTCACTATTAATGATTCTGAGTCAGATGGTATAGAATATTACGGTTATTATAATGTAAAAAACTCATCTGGAAATATTATAATTTCTGAAGGATCAACTAATTTTGGAGCTACACAGTCAAAAGCATTTAAAGTATTGGTATTGGATACAAAAGATGTAAAAGATGTAGGTGTAAGTGATATCCAGATTTATCCGAATCCTGTATCAGATATCTTAAACATTACCAAAGTTTCTGATAAGGCATCTTATAAAATTTACAGCACTGCCGGTCAATTGGTAAGACAAGGGAATATTATTGACGGAAAAATCAATGTTTCCGAACTGATCAAAGGTGGTTATATAATTACTGTTGAAGAAAAAGGAAAAGATTTATTCACTTCCAAATTCATTAAGAAATAA
- a CDS encoding DUF6048 family protein, translating to MKTKPIFTFFFSVIYILSFAQNTQGTKKEKWKYEPNFMVGGDVLNAGVSFFSDRKLYQGFISSKIKNNIHGIVEAGFESNIYQKNGYDVKANGPFLKIGAFYMLAKDPENEFNGFYAGGKIGGSFYTQEYMAVPVRGFGGSSSSVSFPSSSQSSYWLEGTIGGRVQLFESNFFIDVNLQPRYLVATSKQEDIQPMIVPGFGRSSSKFNMGFAWNIAYKF from the coding sequence ATGAAGACAAAACCAATCTTTACCTTCTTTTTTAGTGTAATCTATATCCTGAGTTTTGCTCAGAATACCCAGGGAACAAAAAAAGAAAAATGGAAATATGAACCTAATTTTATGGTAGGCGGCGATGTACTGAATGCAGGAGTATCTTTTTTTTCAGACAGAAAGCTTTACCAGGGTTTTATTTCTTCTAAAATAAAAAATAATATTCATGGTATTGTAGAAGCCGGATTTGAATCCAATATTTACCAGAAAAACGGGTATGACGTAAAGGCGAACGGACCTTTTCTGAAAATCGGGGCTTTTTATATGCTTGCAAAAGATCCGGAAAATGAATTTAACGGTTTCTATGCCGGAGGTAAAATCGGAGGATCTTTTTATACTCAGGAATATATGGCGGTTCCTGTCCGCGGTTTTGGCGGGAGTAGCTCTTCTGTTTCTTTTCCGTCTTCTTCACAGTCATCTTACTGGCTGGAAGGAACCATAGGTGGGAGAGTTCAGCTCTTTGAATCCAATTTTTTCATTGATGTAAACCTTCAGCCACGATACCTTGTTGCCACAAGCAAGCAAGAAGATATTCAGCCAATGATTGTACCCGGATTCGGAAGAAGTTCATCAAAATTCAATATGGGGTTCGCATGGAATATTGCTTATAAGTTTTAA